In the Nitrosarchaeum sp. genome, one interval contains:
- a CDS encoding Snf7 family protein, which translates to MTNWNNPQSKGISDHIRGLKKEAPIKPRIQNSLVQLNKTVSTLDYKVKTLDEKDAKLFNRIVMAKKSHDISTGRVLANELVEIRKNKKILNTMKISLEQVNLRLSTVSDLGDAMATLGPVMATMNALKPALGKIMPEVSREFESLFGILNESISGSFEGSFEFDGASNEETENILKEAAAVAGTRVGDKFPSIPTGISSSNSIGLQ; encoded by the coding sequence ATGACAAATTGGAATAATCCTCAATCAAAAGGAATCTCAGACCATATACGTGGTCTAAAAAAAGAAGCACCAATTAAACCCAGAATTCAAAACTCACTTGTACAATTAAACAAAACTGTATCTACTCTTGATTACAAAGTAAAAACATTAGATGAAAAAGATGCAAAATTATTTAACAGAATTGTAATGGCAAAAAAGAGCCATGACATTTCAACTGGAAGAGTTCTTGCAAACGAATTAGTAGAAATAAGAAAGAACAAAAAAATTCTAAACACAATGAAGATCTCTTTGGAACAAGTTAATCTACGATTATCTACTGTATCTGATTTAGGTGATGCAATGGCAACACTAGGTCCAGTTATGGCAACCATGAATGCATTAAAGCCAGCTTTGGGAAAAATCATGCCCGAAGTAAGTCGTGAATTTGAATCATTGTTTGGTATTCTCAATGAATCTATCTCTGGTTCATTTGAAGGAAGCTTTGAATTTGATGGAGCATCAAACGAAGAGACTGAAAATATCCTTAAAGAAGCAGCTGCAGTTGCTGGAACCCGTGTTGGTGATAAATTCCCATCCATCCCAACTGGAATTTCATCTTCAAACTCTATCGGTCTTCAATAG
- a CDS encoding DEAD/DEAH box helicase produces the protein MEYLDRKYIRKDSIEKRDYQVNLANQAIQENCIVVLPTGLGKTAIALQVIAEYLSKGTGGVLFLAPTRVLVNQHYEFLKKHLTLDDIALITGEDPIQKRTKLWSSSVICATPEIAKNDLDRQIVSQDQFSLVVFDEVHRTVGDYAYSGIAERFANSNLRILGMTATLPSEKDKATELLIRLRISLVAERTEDSPDVKPYTQETNTEWINVELPPEMKAIQTLLKLALDERYDILRKNGIKLADQKSLSALLRIRQFVLNQNRRSAKPLFTAIRIHYALNILEAHGVTSFLKFCERAKIKKGVGVKELFEIDPNFTRAIHLANDAQSKGIEHSKILKLKEIIDSISGKALIFTSYRDSVDVIFNKLTEMGISAGILIGKSGETGLKQKKQIQTVQDFRDGLFRVLIATRVGEEGLDISEVNQVIFYDNVPSSIRYVQRRGRTGRKDTGKLVVLIAKDTIDETYYWIGKRKMTSAKSMGEKMTKVLEKNQGIEANKKGLDAFL, from the coding sequence TTGGAATATCTTGATAGAAAATACATCCGTAAAGACTCTATTGAAAAGAGAGATTATCAAGTGAATCTTGCAAATCAGGCCATTCAAGAAAACTGTATTGTGGTCTTGCCAACTGGACTAGGGAAGACTGCTATCGCATTGCAGGTAATTGCAGAATATTTGTCAAAAGGTACTGGCGGAGTATTGTTTTTGGCCCCTACTAGAGTTTTGGTCAATCAACATTATGAATTTCTAAAAAAACATCTTACTCTTGATGACATTGCATTGATCACGGGTGAAGACCCAATTCAGAAACGAACAAAACTTTGGAGTAGTAGTGTAATATGTGCAACTCCTGAAATTGCAAAAAATGATTTAGATCGACAAATAGTTTCTCAAGATCAGTTTAGTTTGGTGGTTTTTGATGAAGTTCATCGAACTGTTGGTGATTATGCTTATTCTGGGATTGCAGAAAGATTTGCAAATTCTAATCTAAGAATTCTTGGAATGACTGCGACACTTCCAAGTGAAAAAGATAAAGCAACTGAATTATTAATCCGACTGCGTATATCACTTGTAGCTGAAAGAACCGAAGATAGTCCTGATGTGAAACCGTATACTCAAGAGACTAACACTGAATGGATAAACGTTGAACTTCCTCCTGAAATGAAAGCGATTCAGACTTTACTCAAATTAGCCTTAGATGAACGATATGATATTCTTAGAAAAAATGGAATTAAACTTGCAGACCAAAAGTCATTATCTGCATTATTGCGTATTAGACAATTTGTGTTAAATCAAAACCGAAGGTCTGCAAAACCACTATTTACTGCAATACGAATTCATTATGCATTAAATATTTTGGAAGCTCATGGCGTTACATCATTTTTAAAGTTTTGTGAGCGTGCAAAAATAAAAAAAGGCGTAGGCGTAAAAGAATTATTTGAAATTGATCCTAATTTCACAAGAGCAATACATCTTGCAAATGACGCACAATCAAAAGGAATAGAACATTCTAAAATTCTAAAATTAAAAGAAATTATAGATTCAATTTCAGGTAAAGCCTTGATATTTACGAGCTATCGTGATTCAGTAGATGTAATTTTTAACAAGTTAACTGAAATGGGTATCTCTGCTGGAATATTGATTGGAAAGTCTGGTGAGACTGGTTTAAAACAAAAAAAACAAATCCAAACAGTTCAAGACTTTCGTGACGGCCTTTTTAGAGTATTAATTGCAACTCGTGTGGGTGAAGAGGGATTAGATATTTCTGAAGTTAATCAAGTGATTTTTTATGATAATGTGCCAAGCTCAATCAGATATGTTCAAAGACGAGGTCGAACTGGAAGAAAAGATACTGGTAAGCTAGTTGTACTTATTGCAAAAGATACAATTGATGAGACATATTATTGGATTGGAAAAAGAAAGATGACCTCTGCTAAATCGATGGGTGAAAAAATGACAAAGGTGCTAGAAAAAAATCAAGGCATTGAAGCTAATAAAAAAGGATTAGATGCATTTCTGTAG
- a CDS encoding MFS transporter yields the protein MSFSSHCIKKDSDKEMENSKKWLLFVLPSSITAEGLHIVIPLYVLFLGGNVVDVGIVVGFHYALSAIGAVFWGKIIDKYHIKRSILITCFSAITICSVGLFFITDLNLVFAISAIAGFFIIGKSPVTQVLVMESVPNNQWSRLFTQISIITSFGSLTAFLAGSIWDSFFDLKPYFLFCAIMSFAATILSIKVGSKSTIERHTVVHSIHGIRHIFNHNRLHFQIIFTKIPHPHDFKPIISIFQRKISHEIGILFLTNFLFYFGSNVFFTAFIPFLKEFRFTNSEVFLVYMVQTIVLLVIFFFVPRLISKITEERATQIAYLPRILGVTIAASLIPSMVGINSLLTAIISTSLMVSAFSIFSVSNSIILFKAIPKGFEGRYLGVNSFMVGVGIFSGALTAGYVSNALSYSAAFIIAISILLFSLLMFRIYLKHRLSHRIV from the coding sequence ATGTCTTTTTCAAGTCATTGTATTAAAAAGGATTCAGATAAGGAAATGGAAAATAGTAAAAAATGGTTATTGTTTGTATTGCCGTCTAGTATCACAGCTGAAGGACTTCACATTGTAATACCACTGTATGTGCTTTTTCTAGGAGGTAATGTAGTTGACGTGGGTATTGTTGTAGGATTCCATTATGCATTATCTGCAATTGGTGCAGTTTTTTGGGGAAAAATTATTGACAAATATCACATAAAAAGATCAATTTTGATTACTTGTTTTTCAGCTATCACAATTTGTAGTGTTGGATTATTTTTTATCACTGATTTGAATTTAGTTTTTGCAATTTCAGCAATTGCGGGATTTTTCATCATTGGAAAAAGTCCAGTCACACAAGTGCTTGTAATGGAATCAGTGCCAAACAATCAATGGAGTAGATTATTTACGCAAATTTCAATCATAACTAGTTTTGGAAGCCTAACTGCATTTTTAGCAGGTTCAATATGGGATTCGTTTTTTGATCTTAAACCGTATTTCCTTTTTTGTGCAATTATGAGTTTTGCTGCAACAATTCTAAGTATCAAAGTAGGCAGTAAAAGCACTATTGAAAGACACACCGTAGTTCATTCAATTCATGGAATTAGGCATATTTTCAATCACAATAGATTACATTTTCAGATAATCTTCACTAAAATTCCCCATCCGCACGATTTTAAGCCAATCATATCAATTTTCCAAAGAAAAATATCTCATGAAATAGGGATACTCTTTCTTACAAACTTTTTATTTTATTTTGGCAGTAACGTTTTCTTTACAGCATTCATACCATTTTTAAAAGAATTTAGATTTACAAATTCTGAAGTTTTTCTAGTATACATGGTTCAAACAATAGTACTACTTGTGATATTTTTCTTTGTTCCTCGTTTAATTTCTAAAATAACAGAAGAGCGTGCAACACAGATAGCATATTTGCCAAGAATTTTAGGAGTGACAATTGCCGCATCATTAATCCCAAGCATGGTTGGAATCAATTCTTTACTAACAGCAATAATTTCAACTAGTTTGATGGTTTCAGCATTTTCAATTTTCAGTGTTTCAAATTCAATAATTCTTTTCAAAGCAATCCCCAAAGGTTTTGAGGGAAGATATTTGGGAGTCAATAGTTTCATGGTAGGGGTTGGAATATTTTCAGGGGCATTAACTGCAGGTTATGTTTCAAATGCATTAAGCTATTCAGCAGCATTTATCATAGCGATTTCCATTTTGTTATTTTCACTTTTAATGTTTAGAATTTATTTGAAACATAGATTATCTCATAGAATTGTTTAA
- a CDS encoding TATA-box-binding protein: MAFTIPLVCIENVVATATIDQRLDLHEIKRKFPDSSYNPQQFPGAVFKIDLPKTTTLIFRTGNMVCTGAKSEKHAYIALNNVVNLLRSKNIKIKNDANIMIQNVVTAVNLGGKILIEEASSKLPRSMYEPDQFPGLIHRQLNPKTVMLLFASGKLICTGGKSSEQAFNAIHQIHSMLEEKKLISYG, encoded by the coding sequence CTGGCATTTACCATACCGCTTGTTTGTATTGAAAATGTAGTTGCAACTGCAACTATTGATCAAAGGTTAGATCTACATGAAATTAAAAGAAAATTCCCTGATTCCAGCTATAACCCACAACAGTTTCCAGGTGCAGTTTTTAAGATAGATTTGCCAAAGACTACGACATTAATTTTTAGAACTGGTAATATGGTGTGTACCGGTGCAAAATCAGAAAAACACGCCTATATCGCACTAAATAATGTCGTAAATTTATTACGTTCAAAAAATATCAAAATTAAAAATGATGCTAATATTATGATCCAAAACGTAGTTACAGCTGTCAATCTCGGGGGAAAAATTCTCATTGAGGAAGCATCTAGTAAACTTCCTCGTAGTATGTATGAACCTGATCAATTTCCGGGTCTAATTCATAGACAACTTAATCCAAAAACTGTAATGTTGCTATTTGCATCTGGTAAATTAATTTGTACAGGTGGGAAATCATCTGAACAGGCGTTTAATGCAATTCATCAGATTCATTCAATGTTAGAAGAAAAGAAATTGATCTCATATGGTTAA
- a CDS encoding response regulator: MKKSNRVVIVDDNIDITGVFADIFEIMGNKVVGIGHNGNDAVELFLKHKPDFIFIDVMMPVMNGIDALKAIKENDPNAKVVIVTADSSTDTIKELEKLDVTAIIFKPFKIEDVINIIEKFED; encoded by the coding sequence GTGAAAAAATCCAATCGAGTAGTCATTGTTGATGACAATATTGACATTACAGGAGTTTTTGCAGACATTTTTGAGATTATGGGCAACAAAGTAGTAGGGATCGGTCACAATGGAAATGACGCTGTTGAATTATTTCTGAAACATAAACCAGACTTTATTTTCATCGATGTGATGATGCCTGTGATGAATGGGATAGATGCTTTGAAAGCAATTAAAGAAAATGACCCAAACGCCAAGGTAGTAATAGTCACAGCAGATAGTAGTACAGATACAATAAAGGAGCTAGAAAAACTTGATGTAACTGCAATTATTTTTAAGCCGTTTAAAATTGAAGATGTTATTAACATCATTGAAAAATTTGAAGATTAA
- a CDS encoding PEFG-CTERM sorting domain-containing protein yields MSIPISAFAEPMLELATEQSEIHSLDSILVTGKITGVATFKPLTLTVISPDGEVVYAPQISFDKDGIFKRLFHPTLPSFKDGTYTIIASHPDTEKTAEIQFIVIGSTIPPKGIPVKSSDSEIMPTKPSVITLSADTEFGSDRILVSGSTTSFITDITLIVTSPQGNLVSIAQITPDNTGKFSLEMKSGGPLWKENGFYTITANQGLSSEHKQSIKVEIDNGVVVPEFGTIAVMILAVAIISIITLSAKSRLSIMPRL; encoded by the coding sequence ATGTCTATTCCGATCTCTGCTTTTGCAGAACCTATGTTGGAATTGGCAACTGAGCAGTCTGAAATTCATTCTTTGGATTCTATATTAGTTACCGGTAAAATAACCGGTGTTGCTACATTTAAGCCTCTTACGTTAACTGTTATCTCACCTGATGGTGAAGTTGTCTATGCTCCGCAAATATCATTTGATAAAGACGGTATCTTCAAAAGACTGTTTCATCCAACACTTCCAAGTTTTAAGGATGGAACATACACTATAATTGCAAGTCATCCTGATACTGAAAAAACTGCAGAAATACAATTCATAGTAATTGGTTCAACAATTCCACCAAAAGGAATTCCCGTTAAATCCTCTGATTCTGAAATAATGCCAACAAAGCCAAGTGTCATCACCTTATCTGCTGATACTGAATTTGGTAGTGATAGAATTCTTGTATCTGGCAGCACTACTAGTTTTATAACTGATATCACATTAATTGTAACTTCACCTCAAGGAAACTTGGTTTCAATTGCCCAAATCACGCCTGACAATACCGGTAAATTTTCTCTTGAGATGAAATCAGGTGGTCCTCTCTGGAAAGAAAATGGCTTTTACACTATCACTGCTAATCAGGGACTTTCCTCAGAGCATAAACAATCAATTAAAGTTGAAATAGATAATGGAGTTGTCGTCCCAGAATTTGGTACGATTGCAGTGATGATACTAGCAGTAGCAATTATCTCAATAATTACATTGTCTGCAAAGTCTAGACTAAGTATAATGCCAAGACTTTAG
- a CDS encoding peptidylprolyl isomerase: MSNKIKCSHILVAKQSEAIAIHERLKKGEKFGKLAKELSIDSGSAKRDGNLGYFTKGMMVKPFEEAAFKLQIGETSEPIKSEFGYHIIKRFG; encoded by the coding sequence ATGTCAAATAAAATCAAATGTTCACATATCCTAGTAGCAAAACAGAGTGAAGCAATTGCAATCCATGAACGTCTAAAAAAAGGCGAAAAATTTGGAAAACTAGCCAAAGAGTTATCCATTGATTCAGGTAGTGCAAAAAGAGATGGGAATTTAGGATATTTTACAAAAGGAATGATGGTAAAACCATTTGAAGAGGCTGCATTCAAATTACAAATTGGGGAAACGTCTGAGCCAATTAAATCAGAATTTGGATATCACATTATCAAAAGATTTGGATAA
- a CDS encoding mechanosensitive ion channel family protein — translation MQSSKQYLIAILSVSLILTSFNSAFAQESFVEGIYVPTTEALKEFAISVADSTPKIIAAAILLIIGFIAGKIVGRVTTKAATNILQKTSQKNQELHLAEEVYGKFNSVNLISATIRWFVYLFFIVAAVNALQFEQLSTALTSLWLWVPNLLAFVLIIVVGSIVVNFVSKWIEHQLLDHHIGSPRLIISVIKAVIYGIIFAIAFTQLGVGQDIIPILVSAFSWSIAVAIGASIAIGLGFALKDLIPASIMGASTQRSILKVGQKVKIGDVSGTVTAAHLLHVIITNDQNESIVIPTKTLMNQTIKIFN, via the coding sequence ATGCAAAGCTCAAAACAATATTTGATTGCAATATTATCTGTATCCTTAATCTTAACTAGTTTTAATTCTGCATTTGCCCAAGAAAGCTTTGTTGAAGGAATCTATGTGCCTACAACTGAAGCATTAAAAGAATTTGCAATTAGCGTTGCAGACAGCACTCCAAAAATAATTGCGGCAGCTATTTTGTTAATAATTGGTTTTATTGCTGGTAAAATTGTAGGTAGAGTTACAACTAAGGCTGCAACAAACATCCTCCAAAAAACCAGCCAAAAGAATCAGGAACTACATCTGGCAGAAGAAGTATATGGTAAATTTAACTCTGTAAATCTAATTTCAGCAACAATTCGTTGGTTTGTTTACTTGTTCTTTATAGTTGCAGCAGTTAATGCATTGCAGTTTGAACAACTTTCCACCGCTCTTACGAGTCTATGGCTGTGGGTTCCAAACCTACTTGCCTTTGTATTGATCATTGTTGTTGGTTCTATTGTTGTCAACTTTGTTAGTAAATGGATTGAACACCAATTGTTGGACCATCACATTGGCAGTCCACGATTAATAATATCTGTAATTAAAGCAGTAATTTATGGAATAATCTTTGCAATTGCTTTTACACAACTAGGTGTTGGTCAAGATATTATCCCGATATTGGTGTCTGCATTTTCTTGGAGCATCGCAGTAGCTATCGGTGCATCAATTGCAATTGGATTGGGATTTGCACTAAAAGACTTGATTCCCGCATCCATAATGGGTGCTTCAACTCAACGTTCTATTCTTAAGGTTGGGCAAAAAGTCAAAATTGGTGATGTCTCTGGAACAGTTACGGCAGCACATTTACTACATGTTATTATTACAAACGACCAAAATGAGAGTATTGTAATCCCAACAAAAACTTTGATGAATCAAACGATTAAAATTTTTAATTAA
- a CDS encoding cell division protein FtsZ — protein MSKLAPLPPAPVLMICFGHCGIGLGAESYRRLLLDVGADPLKPTLNSKDESRVLKRYGSTILRFSPSYGDGDIPLIPRALLVDLDPRAANLILQSYPDLFALRDQHVIHGAGGAARNWAEGKTRFLEEMKTKVDIKKQLSAISPEPVRGYVVPFAMGGGTGSSFSSAFIEYIKTNTKEHATIATFGLMPEFGWDPVIFEAAAINIVMNLEYQIKYSDCSILVSNKALRKLAHQHDKKLQKIPSIIDDLPKEHEVGWKDYKGMNLIAANTISMFISSFARETEWDMSNYRTWLATKKPKFAIPWIMPVSPSESQWGKDMLTSTKNNTMEDVLNKLGKKEDALLFDIDENDIRNNGSSRDSCCVLVKVKGEFDIKEREAIKRIIKDKFNIEESRMIFVKIPIMDGEQASIAVLVNTKAIGPKILEIAKEAEEAWDGYKDEYGRWGLSTEEFKQGLMDVVHQFS, from the coding sequence ATGTCTAAATTAGCACCACTTCCGCCAGCACCTGTCCTAATGATCTGTTTTGGTCATTGCGGGATAGGCCTTGGGGCTGAATCATATCGACGATTATTATTAGATGTTGGTGCAGACCCACTAAAACCTACATTAAATTCAAAAGACGAATCGCGAGTTTTAAAAAGATACGGAAGCACAATTTTGAGATTTTCTCCATCATATGGTGATGGTGATATCCCACTTATCCCAAGAGCACTACTTGTTGATCTTGATCCAAGAGCTGCTAATCTAATTTTACAATCATATCCTGATCTTTTTGCACTACGTGATCAACACGTAATTCATGGTGCAGGAGGAGCTGCAAGAAACTGGGCAGAAGGAAAGACAAGATTCCTTGAAGAAATGAAGACCAAAGTTGATATAAAAAAACAATTGTCTGCAATTTCTCCAGAGCCAGTAAGAGGTTATGTAGTTCCGTTTGCTATGGGTGGTGGAACTGGAAGCTCATTTTCTAGCGCATTTATCGAATACATAAAAACCAACACCAAAGAACATGCCACAATTGCTACTTTTGGGTTAATGCCTGAATTTGGATGGGACCCAGTAATTTTTGAAGCAGCTGCAATTAACATCGTAATGAATTTGGAATACCAAATCAAATACAGTGATTGTTCTATTTTGGTTTCAAATAAAGCACTAAGAAAACTTGCACACCAACATGATAAGAAATTACAAAAAATTCCTTCTATTATTGATGATCTGCCAAAAGAACATGAGGTTGGTTGGAAAGATTACAAAGGAATGAACTTGATAGCTGCAAATACTATTTCGATGTTTATTTCTTCATTTGCAAGAGAAACTGAATGGGACATGTCTAATTATCGTACATGGCTTGCAACAAAGAAACCAAAATTTGCAATTCCTTGGATTATGCCCGTTAGTCCATCTGAAAGTCAATGGGGCAAAGATATGCTGACATCTACAAAAAATAATACGATGGAAGATGTTTTAAATAAACTTGGCAAGAAAGAAGATGCGTTACTATTTGATATAGATGAAAACGATATTCGAAACAATGGAAGCTCACGTGATTCTTGTTGTGTTTTAGTTAAAGTGAAAGGAGAATTTGATATTAAAGAAAGAGAGGCCATTAAAAGAATAATCAAAGACAAATTTAACATTGAAGAGTCAAGGATGATCTTTGTAAAAATTCCTATAATGGATGGGGAACAAGCAAGTATAGCTGTTCTTGTAAATACAAAGGCAATTGGGCCCAAGATTTTAGAGATTGCAAAAGAAGCTGAAGAAGCATGGGATGGATACAAAGATGAATATGGTCGATGGGGCCTTTCAACTGAAGAATTTAAACAGGGCTTGATGGACGTAGTCCACCAATTTAGCTAA
- a CDS encoding deoxycytidylate deaminase, with protein sequence MICVSKSFERPNWDEYFMLQAELAKLRSNCMTRQVGAVIVRKNRQLATGYNGTPPGIKNCFDGGCKRCQLRMEGKIESGASLDRCLCNHAEANAIMHCAILGIEAGIAGAILYTTFVPCLECTKMAITIGIKKFVCLDSYPETDFELLKEAGVEIVQLDKSRITKWAKELVSKYENSN encoded by the coding sequence ATGATTTGTGTGAGTAAATCTTTTGAGAGGCCAAATTGGGATGAGTATTTTATGCTTCAAGCGGAATTGGCAAAACTTCGTTCAAATTGTATGACTAGGCAAGTAGGTGCAGTAATTGTTCGTAAAAACAGACAATTGGCAACAGGATACAATGGAACACCACCAGGAATCAAAAATTGCTTTGATGGGGGATGCAAACGTTGTCAACTAAGAATGGAGGGAAAGATAGAATCAGGAGCATCGTTGGATAGGTGCCTTTGTAACCATGCAGAAGCAAACGCAATAATGCATTGTGCCATTTTAGGTATTGAAGCTGGCATAGCAGGAGCTATTCTATACACAACATTTGTCCCATGTTTAGAGTGTACAAAGATGGCAATAACAATCGGAATTAAAAAATTTGTATGTCTGGATTCGTATCCAGAAACAGATTTTGAATTATTAAAAGAAGCTGGAGTAGAAATTGTTCAATTAGATAAAAGTAGGATTACTAAATGGGCAAAGGAGCTAGTAAGTAAATACGAAAATTCTAACTAA